Proteins encoded together in one Oncorhynchus mykiss isolate Arlee chromosome 7, USDA_OmykA_1.1, whole genome shotgun sequence window:
- the LOC110527335 gene encoding sodium/myo-inositol cotransporter gives MAPTTMEAADIVVVVLYFILVLAIGFFAMMKANRSTVSGYFLAGRSMNWAMIGASLFVSNIGSEHFIGLAGSGAASGFGVAAWEFNALLLLQLLGWVFIPVYIHSGVYTMPEYLAKRFGGRRLKVYFAALSLLLYIFTKLSVDLYSGALFIQESLGWNLYLSIILLITVTALLTVTGGLVAVIYTDTLQAFLMIGGALCLTAISLVKVGGLEGVRTKYMEARPNITAILASSNFTYIPSCHVEPKPDSLRILRGPLDKDLPWPGFLLGQTPASIWYWCADQVIVQRVLAARSISHAKGSTLMAGFLKILPMFIIVIPGMISRILFADELACISPEHCMEVCGSRAGCSNIAYPRLVMTVMPVGLRGLMMAVMIAALMSDLDSIFNSASTIFTLDIYKMARERASSRELMVVGRVFVVFMVVISIAWVPVIIEMQGGQMFYYIQEVSDYLTPPIAALFLLGVLWRRCNEAGAFWGGIVGFALGATRLVLAFVYREPHCDEPDERPSFVKDVHFMYVAAGLFWISGLVAVVVSLCTPPPSIEQVRTTTFWGLHQRNTTLNIERDEEMSKLNPQTKTHVNGNGCMDKETTKDLHNGVNGVEALSYMEAPSNLQNGGHPTFSSTGMAVDQEKPWVVCCGGVGGEKGRCVRVLEWFCGFKEEPAKTRPRSAEEEERLLQEMLQETPRTRFILNMGLVLVCSVGVFLFIYFSL, from the coding sequence ATGGCTCCTACCACCATGGAGGCGGCGGACATCGTTGTTGTGGTGCTGTACTTCATCCTGGTCCTTGCCATTGGCTTCTTCGCCATGATGAAAGCTAATCGGAGCACTGTGAGCGGTTACTTCCTGGCCGGCCGATCAATGAACTGGGCTATGATTGGTGCCTCTCTGTTCGTCAGCAACATTGGCAGCGAGCATTTCATTGGCCTTGCAGGGTCCGGGGCGGCTAGCGGGTTTGGAGTCGCCGCATGGGAGTTCAATGCCCTcctgctcctccagctcctgGGCTGGGTTTTCATCCCTGTTTACATCCACTCTGGGGTCTACACAATGCCTGAGTACCTGGCCAAGCGCTTCGGCGGCCGACGGCTCAAGGTCTACttcgctgctctctctctgctgctctacatCTTCACCAAGCTCTCTGTGGACCTGTACTCCGGAGCGCTCTTCATCCAGGAGTCACTGGGCTGGAACCTCTATCTGTCCATCATCCTCCTCATCACCGTGACCGCACTGCTGACCGTCACAGGGGGCCTGGTTGCAGTCATCTACACCGACACCCTCCAGGCATTCCTGATGATTGGTGGCGCGCTATGCCTAACCGCCATTAGCCTGGTAAAAGTGGGTGGCCTGGAAGGGGTGCGGACCAAGTACATGGAAGCCAGACCGAACATCACAGCAATATTAGCATCCTCCAACTTCACCTACATCCCCTCCTGCCACGTGGAGCCCAAGCCCGACTCCCTGCGCATCCTAAGGGGCCCGCTGGACAAGGACCTCCCCTGGCCGGGCTTCCTCCTTGGCCAGACCCCGGCCTCCATCTGGTACTGGTGTGCCGACCAGGTCATCGTCCAGCGGGTGCTAGCTGCACGGAGCATCTCCCACGCTAAAGGCTCCACACTGATGGCCGGCTTCCTCAAGATCCTGCCCATGTTCATCATCGTCATTCCCGGGATGATCTCCCGCATCCTGTTTGCAGATGAGCTGGCGTGTATCAGCCCAGAACACTGCATGGAGGTGTGTGGATCCAGGGCCGGGTGCTCTAACATTGCCTACCCCCGCCTGGTGATGACCGTCATGCCGGTGGGTCTGCGTGGCCTGATGATGGCGGTGATGATCGCAGCGCTCATGAGCGACCTGGACTCCATCTTCAACTCCGCCAGCACCATCTTCACCTTGGACATTTACAAAATGGCACGGGAGCGGGCGTCGTCGAGGGAGCTGATGGTGGTGGGACGTGTGTTCGTGGTGTTCATGGTGGTTATCAGCATCGCCTGGGTTCCTGTCATCATCGAGATGCAGGGAGGCCAGATGTTCTACTACATCCAGGAAGTGTCTGACTACCTGACCCCGCCCATCGCTGCCCTATTCCTGCTGGGCGTCCTATGGCGGCGCTGCAACGAGGCTGGTGCGTTCTGGGGTGGCATAGTGGGGTTCGCGTTGGGCGCCACGAGACTGGTGCTTGCGTTCGTCTACAGAGAGCCCCACTGCGACGAGCCGGACGAGCGGCCATCTTTTGTCAAGGACGTCCATTTCATGTACGTGGCAGCCGGGCTGTTCTGGATCTCAGGCCTGGTGGCTGTGGTGGTTAGCCTCTGCACCCCTCCACCGAGCATAGAGCAGGTCCGCACCACTACCTTCTGGGGGCTACACCAAAGAAACACAACCCTAAACatagagagagacgaggagatgaGCAAGCTGAACCCCCAAACTAAGACCCATGTCAATGGGAACGGCTGCATGGACAAGGAGACGACCAAAGACCTCCATAATGGTGTCAATGGGGTGGAGGCTTTATCCTATATGGAGGCTCCATCTAATCTCCAAAATGGCGGCCACCCGACCTTTTCAAGCACCGGAATGGCAGTAGACCAAGAAAAGCCTTGGGTGGTCTGCTGTGGAGGagtaggaggggagaaggggaggtgtGTGAGGGTTCTAGAGTGGTTCTGTGGGTTTAAGGAGGAACCGGCTAAGACCCGGCCCAGATCAGCCGAGGAGGAAGAGAGGCTTTTGCAGGAGATGCTCCAGGAGACCCCCAGAACCAGATTCATCCTCAACATGGGCCTGGTGCTGGTCTGCTCTGTGGGGGTGTTCCTCTTCATCTACTTCTCTCTGTAG
- the gpr180 gene encoding integral membrane protein GPR180, producing the protein MYPLMFTFTAFLLCIPATFGKTVSGVFKSDAAREQNGQYITKFMYNVGRGLVVCRLENATLAMEKESRLLLFPETEDGFDIDNLSCHDRLSKAQLSIRLSEEEHNQSIPHLHSPTAWMALYADRYTCGEGGIIPAHGDLTFTILLFNPDSAGNPLEHFSAEEGGLHSFYCLLILAYFVASCIYIQPLWMALRKGGPMQTVLKVLSTALALQGISALFNYIHLARYARDGVGIPIMGSLAEFCDMVSQVSMLYMLLSLCVGWTLSKNRKPQSRPLQWDSSPASKALAMGGVVTQGVLLLWEQYEETEHHSYHAQRSIAGLLLISLRIILALLLASVLYTIISTERSALKRDFYLSFAKGCFIWFLCHPVLVLLSVVFNEHQREKVVTIGVILCQAISVVILYQLFLSRSLYWEVSSLSSVSLPLTMSRGGRGRY; encoded by the exons ATGTATCCGTTAATGTTCACATTTACAGCCTTCTTACTATGCATTCCAGCTACATTTGGAAAAACTGTGTCGGGAGTTTTCAAGAGCGATGCAGCCAGAGAGCAGAATGGACAGTACATCACAAAATTCATGTACAACG TGGGTAGGGGTTTGGTGGTGTGCAGGCTGGAGAATGCTACcctggccatggagaaggagtcCAGACTGCTGCTCTTCCCGGAGACGGAGGACGGCTTCGACATCGACAACCTCAGCTGCCACGACCGCCTCTCCAAGGCACAGCTCTCCA tCCGTCTGAGTGAGGAGGAGCACAACCAGAGCATCCCCCACCTTCACTCCCCCACGGCCTGGATGGCACTGTATGCAGACCGCTACACCTGTGGGGAGGGGGGCATCATCCCTGCCCACGGGGACCTGACCTTCACCATCCTGCTGTTCAACCCTGACTCGGCAGGCAACCCCCTGGAACACTTCAGCGCTGAGGAGGGAG GCCTGCATAGTTTCTACTGTCTGCTGATCCTGGCCTACTTTGTGGCATCCTGTATCTACATTCAGCCTCTGTGGATGGCCCTGAGAAAGGGTGGGCCCATGCAAACGGTGCTGAAGGTGCTCTCCACAGCCTTGGCCCTACAGGGGATCTCTGCCCTCTTCAACTACATCCACCTGGCCAG GTATGCCAGGGATGGAGTGGGGATTCCTATCATGGGCAGCTTGGCTGAGT TCTGTGACATGGTATCCCAGGTGTCCATGCTGTACATGCTGCTGAGTCTGTGTGTGGGCTGGACCCTGAGCAAGAACAGGAAGCCCCAGAGCAGACCTCTCCAGTGGGACTCTTCCCCCGCTTCCAAAGCCCTCGCTATGGGAGGGGTCGTCACACAG GGGGTGCTACTGCTGTGGGAGCAGTATGAGGAGACGGAGCACCACAGCTACCACGCCCAGCGCAGCATAGCGGGTCTGTTACTCATATCTCTACGTATCATCCTGGCCTTGCTGCTGGCCTCCGTGCTCTACACCATCATCAGCACAGAGAGGAGCGCCCTCAAGAGAGACTTCTACCTCAGCTTCGCCAAG GGTTGTTTTATCTGGTTCCTGTGCCACCCTGTGCTGGTCTTACTCTCTGTGGTTTTCAACGAGCATcagagagaaaag gTTGTGACAATCGGTGTGATTCTATGCCAGGCTATCTCGGTGGTGATCCTCTACCAGCTTTTCCTGTCTCGTAGCTTATACTGGGAagtatcttctctctcctctgtctcactACCCCTCACCATGTCCAGAGGGGGCCGGGGACGCTACTGA